One Papaver somniferum cultivar HN1 unplaced genomic scaffold, ASM357369v1 unplaced-scaffold_35, whole genome shotgun sequence DNA window includes the following coding sequences:
- the LOC113342317 gene encoding ATP-dependent DNA helicase DDM1-like, which translates to MDPETGKKNEDIADSPTSVLGDEEICEDETGDGSDGVENGDSSLLSSKLVEEEEYKLQETDVKEVDEVMNDTKFNKLDELLTQTQLYSEFLLEKMDDITFNGAEEVKEEEEEEEPVVTKKRGRKRKAGNQYNTKKAQKAVAAMLSRSDEGTEPEDASLTVEQRAEKEQARLVPLLTGGTLKAYQIKGVKWMISLWQNGLNGILADQMGLGKTIQTIGFLAHLKGKGMHGPYLVIAPLSTLSNWASEISRFTPSINAVVYHGDAKARDEIRRKQMPTAIGPKFPIVITSYEVAMNDAKRVLRKYSWKYVVVDEGHRLKNTKCKLLKELKHIPMENKLLLTGTPLQNNLAELWSLLNFLLPDIFNSHEEFESWFDLSGKCSTEAEKEELEERRRAQVVSKLHAILRPFLLRRLKSDVELMLPRKKEIILYATMTGHQKKLQDHLINKTFETYMTEEKGEQNKFVKGKLRNLFLQLRKNCYHPDLLESTYDVTNLYPPIQELVEQCGKFRLLDRLLEKLLARKHKVLIFSQWTKMLDLIDYYLSEKGLQVCRIDGSVKLDERKRQIQEFNDIDSSYRIFILSTRAGGLGINLTSADTCILYDSDWNPQADLQAMDRCHRIGQTRPVHVYRLATAQSVEGRLLKRAYSKLKLEHVVIGKGQFQQERTPTSLEAIEETDILALLQDVEDPEEKMIQTDISDESLDKVMDRTDLIADPKSEEDTNACTGFVLPLKGPGWEVILPVAGGGMLSALNN; encoded by the exons ATGGATCCGGAAACTGGTAAGAAGAATGAGGATATTGCAGATTCACCAACATCCGTACTCGGAGATGAG gagatctgcgaggatgaaactggagaTGGATCTGATGGAGTTGAAAATGGTGATTCATCTTTACTTTCATCAAAActggtggaagaagaagaatataaatTACAAGAAACTGATGTCAAGGAAGTAGATGAGGTTATGAATGACACCAAGTTTAATAAATTGGATGAACTTCTCACCCAAACACAGTTGTACTCTGAGTTTTTGTTAGAGAAGATGGATGATATCACATTT AATGGGGCGGAGGAGGTtaaggaagaggaggaagaagaggaacctGTTGTTACCAAGAAAAGAGGTCGAAAGAGGAAGGCTGGAAATCAATATAACACT AAGAAGGCCCAGAAAGCAGTTGCAGCCATGTTATCAAGATCTGACGAAGGCACAGAACCTGAAGATGCTAGTCTTACTGTGGAGCAGAGGGCTGAGAAAGAACAGGCTAGACTTGTCCCCCTACTAACTGGTGGAACTCTGAAGGCATATCAAATCAAAGGTGTGAAATGGATGATTTCACTGTGGCAGAATGGACTTAATGGTATTCTGGCAGATCAAATGGGTCTTGGCAAGACTATTCAAACCATTGGATTTCTTGCTCATTTGAAAGGGAAGGGAATGCATGGACCTTACTTAGTAATAGCTCCTCTTTCTACCTTGTCAAATTGGGCAAGTGAGATATCCAG GTTTACTCCTTCGATAAATGCTGTCGTATATCATGGAGATGCGAAAGCTAGAGATGAGATAAGGCGAAAGCAGATGCCTACTGCGATTGGGCCCAAATTTCCCATTGTAATCACTTCATATGAGGTTGCAATGAATGATGCCAAAAGAGTTTTGAGGAAATATAGTTGGAAatatgttgttgtagatgag GGGCACCGGCTGAAAAACACAAAGTGCAAACTCCTGAAAGAACTGAAGCACATACCCATGGAAAATAAGCTTCTTCTCACAGGAACTCCACTGCAGAACAACTTGGCCGAGCTGTGGTcgcttctgaacttccttttgcCTGATATTTTCAATTCCCATGAAGAATTTGAATCATG GTTTGATTTATCAGGAAAGTGCAGCACTGAAGCCGAGAAGGAAGAGTTGGAAGAGAGAAGAAGGGCTCAG GTGGTGTCGAAGCTTCATGCAATCTTACGCCCATTTCTCCTGCGAAGACTAAAGTCAGATGTTGAGCTGATGCTCCCTAGAAAAAAAGAGATCATTTTGTATGCAACTATGACTGGTCACCAAAAGAAATTGCAAGATCATTTGATTAATAAAACATTTGAGACCTATATGACAGAGGAGAAGGGAGAGCAGA ATAAATTCGTGAAGGGCAAGCTGCGCAATTTGTTTCTTCAACTTCGGAAAAACTGCTATCATCCCGATCTTTTAGAATCAACCTATGACGTAACAA ACCTTTATCCGCCTATTCAAGAATTAGTGGAGCAGTGCGGCAAATTCCGTTTACTGGACAGGCTATTGGAGAAACTGCTTGCTCGGAAGCACAAA GTGCTCATATTTTCCCAGTGGACTAAAATGTTGGACTTGATTGATTATTATCTCAGTGAAAAAGGGCTTCAAGTCTGTAGAATTGATGGCTCTGTAAAGCTAGATGAAAGAAAGAGACAG ATTCAGGAGTTTAATGACATCGATAGCAGTTATAGAATATTTATACTCAGCACTAGGGCTGGTGGACTGGGAATAAATCTAACCTCTGCAGATACCTGTATTCTATATGACAGTGATTGG AACCCTCAAGCAGATTTGCAGGCGATGGATAGATGCCACAGGATAGGCCAAACCCGTCCTGTTCATGTTTACAGGCTCGCAACTGCCCAATCTGTTGAG ggCCGGTTGTTGAAGAGGGCCTATAGTAAATTGAAGCTTGAACATGTTGTGATTGGAAAAGGACAGTTCCAGCAGGAAAGAACGCCTACTTCTTTGGAAGCCATTGAG GAAACTGATATCTTGGCTCTGCTCCAAGATGTAGAAGATCCCGAGGAGAAGATGATTCAGACTGATATCAGTGATGAAAGTCTCGACAAAGTCATGGACCGCACCGATCTGATTGCTGACCCAAAATCAGAAGAAGACACCAATGCCTGTACTGGCTTTGTTCTTCCTCTTAAAGGTCCTGGCTGGGAAGTGATTCTACCGGTTGCAGGTGGAGGCATGCTTAGTGCACTCAATAACTGA
- the LOC113342185 gene encoding ATP-dependent DNA helicase PIF1-like, translating into MAHFSSMPKSEIDCDNLYGNHYIREHMQMKEEIDADQLKQNIAKLNEEQLSAFKEVTDSVEQRDGSKFFMNGSAGTGKTFIYNAIAASCRLKGDIVLTVASSGIASLLLEGGRTAHSTFRIPIDITITSVCSIAKQKEEAEFIKQATLIIWDEVPMQHRHCVEEIQLIGDGTSVDKVDLPSDVNVCKNIRELITKLYPCLTKTQIWRGDEACYEQVSKEELTNGMILTARNDDVNEINVEALNFLDGDTHTYLAADRLTPDESGRIPPISNEFLQNLNPPGMPLFKLQLKVGYPITLMRNLAPSEGLCNGTRLLVTHCGKYLIQAKILTGKKSKIGEEVMLPRISFQPNILELNINMLRRQFPIRLAYAMTINKSQGQSVQHVGIDLKTPVFCHGQLYVALSRCTAARRITVLSEDTSNHLKATNVVFQDVLL; encoded by the exons ATGGCGCATTTCAGCTCGATGCCTAAGTCTGAGATTGATTGTGATAATCTTTATGGAAACCATTACATACGCGAGCATATGCAAATGAAGGAAGAAATAGATGCGGATCAGCTTAAGCAGAATATAGCTAAATTGAATGAGGAGCAGCTTTCGGCATTCAAGGAAGTGACAGATTCCGTGGAGCAAAGAGACGGGTCTAAATTCTTTATGAATGGTAGTGCAGGGACAGGAAAGACATTTATCTACAACGCCATTGCTGCGAGCTGCCGTTTGAAGGGAGACATTGTTTTGACTGTTGCATCGTCCG GAATAGCTTCCTTGCTTTTGGAAGGAGGTCGTACTGCACATTCAACATTCAGAATTCCTATAGATATAACAATCACCAGTGTTTGTTCAATAGCTAAACAAAAGGAAGAAGCTGAATTTATAAAACAGGCGACTTTGATTATATGGGATGAGGTGCCGATGCAGCATAGGCATTGTGTTGAGGAG ATTCAGTTAATTGGTGATGGTACCTCAG TGGACAAAGTTGATCTGCCATCGGATGTGAACGTATGTAAAAACATAAGAGAGCTAATAACAAAGCTCTATCCTTGCCTCACAAAAACACAAATCTGGAGAGGGGATGAGGCATGTTACGAACAAGTTTCGAAGGAGGAACTAACTAACGGAATGATTCTCACGGCACGCAATGATGATGTTAATGAGATTAATGTGGAGGCACTAAATTTTTTGGATGGAGATACACACACATATCTAGCAGCTGATAGGTTGACTCCCGACGAAAGTGGTAGGATACCACCAATAAGCAATGAATTTCTGCAAAATTTAAACCCTCCAGGAATGCCTTTATTCAAACTACAACTCAAAGTTGGATATCCGATAACTTTGATGAGAAATCTCGCTCCCTCGGAGGGACTTTGCAATGGAACAAGGTTGTTAGTGACACACTGCGGGAAGTATCTTATACAAGCAAAAATTCTGACGGGAAAGAAGAGCAAGATCGGAGAAGAAGTGATGTTGCCTAGGATATCATTCCAGCCCAATATTTTAGAGTTGAACATAAATATGCTGAGACGCCAGTTTCCAATTCGGTTGGCGTATGCAATGACGATCAACAAATCTCAAGGACAATCCGTGCAACACGTTGGCATTGACTTGAAGACACCTGTGTTTTGTCACGGCCAACTCTACGTTGCTTTGTCAAGGTGCACCGCTGCAAGACGAATAACTGTGCTATCTGAAGATACATCAAACCACTTAAAGGCAACTAATGTCGTCTTCCAGGATGTTTTGTTGTGA